One segment of Shewanella piezotolerans WP3 DNA contains the following:
- the gspG gene encoding type II secretion system major pseudopilin GspG, with product MQTRNKQKGFTLLEVMVVIVILGILASMVVPNLMGNKDKADQQKAVSDIVALENALDMYRLDNSIYPSTEQGLEALVQKPTMSPEPRNYREDGYVKRLPQDPWRNDYLLLSPGENGKFDIFSAGPDGQPGTEDDIGNWNLQNFQ from the coding sequence ATGCAAACTCGTAATAAACAAAAAGGTTTCACGCTGTTAGAAGTGATGGTCGTTATTGTTATTCTAGGTATTTTAGCCTCAATGGTGGTACCAAACCTAATGGGTAACAAGGATAAAGCTGACCAACAGAAAGCCGTTTCAGATATTGTTGCGCTAGAAAATGCGTTAGATATGTATCGTTTAGATAACAGTATCTATCCATCTACAGAGCAAGGTTTAGAAGCACTAGTACAGAAGCCAACTATGTCGCCTGAGCCACGTAACTACCGTGAAGATGGCTATGTTAAGCGTCTTCCGCAAGACCCATGGCGTAATGACTACCTACTTTTAAGTCCAGGTGAAAACGGTAAGTTTGATATCTTCAGTGCAGGTCCTGATGGCCAACCAGGTACTGAAGATGACATCGGTAACTGGAACCTACAGAACTTCCAATAA